TCTTGGTGGCCGAACCGACGAACGTGCTTGGCGGCGTGATCGATTCGATCGTCCTCGACGACGCCCAGAGGCCGCCGCACAGATCTATCGCCTCATGCTCACCTGCGTGCGCGGCAAGAAGAGCCTCGGCGAGGGTGACGACTTCATCGGTGGACGCTTGCCCCTGCTATTTCAGCAGGCGGGAGTCGAGGGCATTGCTGCGCGCGCGAACGATCGCGTGCTCGCCATGCTTCCGCCCTACGCCTCCGACTACGAGCGCGCCGTCGCAGAAGAGACTCGCGACTCTGCCGCGCGCGAAGTTTGTTTTCGCAACCGCGAGGGCACCGAGCGCTACTTCTTGGCCGGGGGCGGCAACGCAGCCGAGTTCGACGCCCTGTGGGCAGTGGCCATCGATCAACGCCGTCGCGTCGCCGATGCCATCAGCGCCGGCAGCTACAGCGGCGCGGTCGGTGGCGGCCTGTTCTACCTGATCTGGGGCCGCAAACCGCGCTAGTGGCCTGTGTGCACCTGCCGGGACGGCGGTGTCGTCGCGAGTGGTTGCGTTCTCCCCGGTTTGAACCCCTCTCAACCGCCGCGACGCCCAGAGCGCGCAGATTCGCCAAGGGGTTGTTGGTGCGGGCGTGGGTGCGGCGCAGAATCCGCCCTTCGCCTGGCCCGCGAAGCACAGCGTGGTAAGGAATGTCATAGGCTCAGAAGAGCCGGGAGGTGACAGATGGCATCGGATTCGCGCGCGCTCGGTAGCTGCGGTCGTTGGGGTGTGTTGCCACTGCCCGACTGCTGGGTCCTCTGGGTTGCCGCGCTTGCTTGTTTCACGATGGGTTGCTCCTCCGAGACTTGCCCTGGCAGCGGGTGCATTCCCGGTCTCATTGTGAGCGCATCCCGCTCACAATGGGATCCCGGGAAGTACGTCATGACCATAGACGCGCAGGCAGATGGCAGTGCTCGCTGCGAGTGGGACTACTCGGGCTCCGATACTCTGTCGCAGGCGTGCGATCCCGGCGTGATCCTTGTCACCAACATGTTGCCGAGGCTCACTATGCGGGTCGAGGGGCGACTCCGCGATGTCCAAGTCAAGCTCACTCGCGACGGAGAGGTGCTCGAGGATCAAACCGTGGCGCCGAAGTACACGGACCACAGCGTATACGAGTGTCAATCAAGCTGCATGATCGCCGAAGTGTCTCTGGGTGAGTGAGCATTCACAGCTTGCTCGGAACAGGGGGCCGCCGTGCCACGGCAAGCGCTTCTCCGCACGAGGACGGAGGTGCTAGTGGTGCGAGCCTTGGCTCACGCACAGCCCGTGGCTTACGTTCAGCGGCGCTAGGTATGCACGAACGTTGCTCGTGCCGCCCTACGCTTTGACGCTGGGGTCCGTGATGCGGCCGACGAACAGCACCAGGCCCGAGGCGTGGTCGCGGATGAAGAACAGAAACGGGTGATCCGCGGAAAGCTCGAAGGGCGGCTTGCTCGGCATGCCCGCGCCGCGCGGCATCACGACCGCGGTGGCGGCTGCGGCTTCGGTGCCCTTCTCGTCCACTTTGACGAAGGCTTTGTGGAACACCTCGCCGATGAACAAGCGATCGTCGGGGCGCGGCGGGTTGGCGATGCCGGTGAAGTCGGCCTTGCGGCGATCGAGCGGCAGCACCATCCCGAGCTTCAAGAGTGCCGGCCGAAGCTTGAGCGCGTTCGGTGGCTCCACCTCGAACTTCGGCACTGCAATGCTCGCTTCCTGCGTCGTGAGGGCAGAGAGCCAGGCCTCCAGGGTGGCGTTGGTCAGGTTCTTCTCCACCGCGGCCAGACCTTGCGTGGCCTTCGGCACCACCACGAGCATGGATGCGTCCTTCCCCTTGTACGGGAGTTCCACGACTTTGACATCGCCCACTTCGGCGCAGCGCATCGAAGCGCGGCGATGCATCATGGGCACGTCCTTCTTGGTGCCCGAGGCGAGAGTGAAGGGGCGTGGAAACGTCGAGGTCTTCTCGAAGGGCTCGAGCCAGTCTGCCAAGAAGTAGATGGCGTTGACCAACACCAAGCGCGTGTCCTTGTCCACGCCCCTTGGTGCGATCAAGTCTTTGATGCGCTTCTCGGTTTGGTCCTCGACCCAGCCGTTGATGTGCTTGCGCACGCCTTCGGCATCGTCCACGAAGCTCACGGGCTCCAGCGGTGCGGCGAAGTGCTTCTTCGTCGCGTCGAGGTAGCTCTTCTCGAAGCTGTACGTCTTCTCACCGAACAGGCGATTCGCGATGCGCAGGGTGAGCGGTCGGCCCTTCGCCGTGAGCGCGGTCTGCAGTTGCCCTGCTTGAGCCAGCGCCTGGTCGGGAGTCGCGGACAGATGCATCGTCTTCTGCATCTGAGCTTGCGTCTCTGCTCGTGACCCGCCGTAGGTCATGGTCAATGCCAGCGTGATGCTCGCTGGTGAGATGGCGAAGTTGCCGTTCTTCTCGCTCTGTCGATACAGATCGAAACCGAACGCGTTGCTCGAGCCGGACAGGTCCTTCGGCATGGGCGGCGGCGGCGTTGCAGGATCGCTACTGGCTTCGGGCATGGCAGACTCCGTCGGAGGCGTGGTTGCGGTTGGCGCCGTGGCAGCGGGTGGATTGGCGGCGCTGGTCGGCGGTTCGGCAGTCGGCCGCGCACCCCCGTCGCACCCCACAAGCAACAGCCCCAGACACGCAGCGAGCAGCTCTCGTCTCATGAAGGGTGGCGTACCGCCTCGGCGCCGCCCCGTACAGCCCCGCCCCGGTCGAAAACGACCCCGTCGAAAACGACCCTGGTTGAAACGACCCTGGTTGAAACGACCCTGGTTGAAACGACCCTGGTTGCGTCGAGCGGCGCGGCGCTTCTCGAGCTGCTCGAGGGCGGTTCAGGGGCAGCCCTGGAGATCGACGGGCGCGGCGTAGAGTTCAGCGGCGCCCCAGCGGTTGTCGGACCAGAGCACGAGAAGCTTCCCCGGTCCCGCCGCCACGGCTTCGATGCTCAGCGCGCTGGGGGTCCCCAGGACCGCCGTTGCGGCTGTAAGCGGAGTCAGGCTTGTGGGCCCACTCTGAGAGAGCGCGAATCGGTACAGTTGGATCTTGTCGTCCCGCATTTCCACTAGCTCGAATGCGCCACCCCCCGACGCAACGGCTTCCAACTGCCTTGGGTAGTTGCCTTGCGCCAGCTTGACCGCTGCGAAGGGCGTGTTGGCCGTCGCGCCCCTATTGACCATGATGTCGACGTAGCCCTCGACCCACCACGTGACCCAGGTCGAGCCATCGTAGACCATGTCCAAGCCCGAGGAACTGTAGGTCCAAGAGGTGAGGTTGGAGACGGGCTTCGTCTTGGAGCCGTCGGCGTTGTAGAAAGCCAAGCTTGCGGCGTAGCTGCTCTTGAAGGCGACTGCCCACTCGCCAGATGACGAGAGGCCCAGAATGGTCCGCGTTGAAACGGTGCCCCCGGGAGTGATGTTGACGGGTTCTGGCGCGGATCCGTCCGTCCCAATGCGCTGCAGGCCGACTCCACCGTGGCCGCCGCTCGCCAGCGCGTAGCCACCGTACACCGGCGACCAGATGATTCGCGGCGCTCCATCAGGAAGCGCGGCGCCAGCCGTCGCCGTACTGATGTTGACCGCAGGAGCTTTGGGAGTTCCGTCGGGGGCTAACCGTAGGAAATGGACATCTCCCGACGACGTGCTGCTGGCTTGCAGGAAGACCACGCCGAACTCCGTTCCGGACCACGTGATGTCCGGGTGCCTCGCGTACCCCATCGGTTTGTTCGAAATGAGTAGGTCGGGCGTCTTCGCACGCGTGCCGTCGGGGTTGAGCAACGCGAAATAGGCATGTGCGTAGTTGCCCGAGCCGCCGCCGACGTCTTCCACGTAGACAACGCCGATGTGGGTTCCGTTCCAAACCGCCGAGGCCTGTAGCGCGTGCGTGTTGTTTGTCGTCAACCTCAACGCGGTGCCCACAATCGGGCTCGGGCACATGCACTTGCCGCCGGTGCACACCTCGTTCGCTGCGCACGCCTTGGTGCACGAGCCACAGTGGGTCGCGTCGGTCAAGAAGTCGTGGCAGGTCGTTCCGCACAGCGCTTGCCCGGCTTGATCGCAGAGGCAGTTGGCAAAGGAGCAATGCGTTGCCGCCGGGCAGGCCTTGTCGCAGTCGCCGCAGTGGCTCGAGTTGGAATACACATCCGTGCAGCCGCCCACGGCGGCGCACCACTTCTCATTGTAGTTCGGGCACACGCAGTTGCTGTTCGAGCACAGTTGCCCGCTTTCGCACTTCTTGCCGCAGGAACCGCAATTGGCAGGGTCGTTCGTCGTGGTGACACAGGTCGAGGTTGCCTCACACCACGTCTTGCCTGCGCCGCAGCTGCATGCTCCGGCGATGCAGGTCTGCGCAGCGGGGCAAACCTTGCCACATGCGCCACAGTTCTGGCCGTCTGTTTGAGTGTCGGTACACCCCGAGGGACACGGGGTTTGTCCCGCGGCGTAGCACGCGCAGGCCCCCAGCTTGCACACCTGGCCGCTCGGGCAGCCCTTGTTGCAGGCGCCACAGTGCGCCGAGTTCGTTTGCGTGTTGACGCAGGCGCCGCCACATACGTCGGGAACGGCTGCCGGGCAGGTGCACGCACCGGAGGTGCAGGACTGCCCCGAAGCGCACTTGTTGCCGCAGGTGCCGCAGTTGCTGACATCCACGTAGGTGTTGCTACAGACCCCATTGCAGAGCACCCCCGGCAGGCATTGGCAGGTGCCCGCGAGGCACTGCTGGGTCGGGGCGCACTTGTTGCCGCACGCGCCGCAGTTGGACTCGTCGCCTAGTAGATCGACGCAGACGTCGGAGCAGAGATCCTTCTGACCCGCTGGGCAGGCACAGGTGCCGTTGAAACAGCCTGCGCCTGTCGGGCACTTGTTTCCGCATGAGCCACAGTTGGCCACGTCGCCGCTCAGGTTGATGCAGCCCACTCCTGGGCAGTGCGTCTGCAGCGAGTTGGGACATTCGCACTTCGAGGCCACGCACGACTGCCCTGTCGGGCACACCTTGTCGCAGGTGCCGCAGTTCGCGCTGTCCGTGGTCAAGTCAACGCAGCCTGTGCCAGCACAGTAGTCCGGAGACAGGGTGCTCGGGCAGCTGCACACGCCATTGACGCATGTTTGCGCTGGCGGGCAACTGTTTCCGCAAGCGCCACAGTGTTGCGGATTTGTTTCGAGGTTCACGCACTGCGCGTTGCACTCGAAGGGTGTCTCTGGCGCGCAGACACATTCGCCCAGCGTGCACAGCTGGTCGGCTCGGCAGGCGTTGTCGCAGCTGCCGCAGTGATTCGGATCGTCTTGGGGGATCTGCACACCGTTGCAGTCCAGACAATCGTCCACCCGGCCGTTGCACTCGTTGTCGATGCCGTCGTTGCAGATCTCCACGCTGGCGTCGGGCACGCAGGCGCAGATCTCCGGCGCAAAGTTCTCCGCGGAGACACAGCCCCAATTGGGCGAGTCGGGACACTCGGCGGCAAGGGTGCAGGTGCGGGTACAAATGCCGCCCGAGGCGTCACGACGCACGCACAGGCCGGAGGCGCAGTCTTCCGTGCGCTGGCAAGGCGCACCGAACTTCGCGCCACTTGCTGGACTGGGCGAATCATCCGCGCTGCTGCACCCAATGGAGAACAATCCAAACAACGCGACGAACAAGATCGCGGCGTGACCCAAAGCACGTGTCGAATCAGTGCTCACGGCCAAGAAGAGCCGAGCGCGGAATGTTGCGAACTGCGCTCGGAGAGCTTTGCCGGAAGCATGAACCCCCATCCGGCTACGATACCGAAATCTCGAGACGATGCATCTGCAGTCCGCACTTCCAACGCAGGAAAAGTGCGAGCTTGTGCGCTATTGGGTTTGCCTAGGATGACGCGCATCAACCGCACGCAAGCGAGTTGAGCAAAGTTTGCTCAACTGTCTTCGCGACCCGAGCCTAGGAAGCGCCGCAGCCATCGCGTCGCGACTCGAGCCCAGACAGTTCAGGGTGCGGACCCTGGTTGAAACGACCCTGGTTGAAACGACCCTGGTTGACCGAGTGTTCACGGCACAACGGCGCACGGAACCACCGCAAAGTGCTAAGAGCGGCGGATGGGCCGTCTCGGTAGCCGCACGCTACTGCTGGCAGCCGCTGCGCTCCTGTTCGGAGTGGGGAGCGGCGTGCAGTTCTATCGCTCCGGGGGCGTCGCCGAGTTGCGTGCCACTGCGCAGCGTGCCCGAGGTTTTGCCGCCGAGGAGCACGACGGCAAGCGCTCGTGGTCCTGGCCGGAAACCTTCGCGGCGGCGCATCCCGAGGCGCGCCGCGCAGTGCACTCGGTGTGCTTCGAAGAAGGCGGGTTTCGCCCGCTGGTGACGGGCGCCGATGGCAAGCAGCGCCATCAAAGCTGTCTGATCGACGCAGCGAATTGGATGGACGACATGGCAACAGAGCGCGAAGACCGTCGCCTCGGGGCCATGGCACTCGGCCTGGCCGCCCTGCTGGCGGGGCTGGCCGCGCTGTTCATCGAACGCCGCCGACGTCACGTCGCGCGTGCGCTCGACGATTCGGGCTGACGCGAGGTCGGTCGAAGCAACGCAGGTTGAAACGGCTACTCGGGTGACCGACGCGGCTCAGTGCAGGACCGACAGCACGTGTTTTGACCGAACACGTGCGCTCTTGGGTTGCGCACGGTTGGAGGCTTCCGGCCCCGCAACATTATGCGCGCCCAACATCATGTGGCAGCCGCAAATCCCCGACCCTGGCTGAAACGACCCAGGTTGATACGACCCGGGTTGAAACGACCCGGGTTGAAACGACCCTGGTTGAAGCGACCCTGGTTGAAACGACCCTGGTTGAAACGACCCAGGTTGAAACGAACCAGGTTGAAACGAACCAGGTTGCGATCGCCGGTTGCGAGCGCCGACGCGCGCCCGCGAGCGCCGGTTGGGACTTCCGCGACGGTCCGCGCTAGTTGCGAGCGACGCCGCGCGCCGTTGGCGGCGTCCGCGACGCTCAGCGCGGGAGGCGCCGCGGCTTGCCGCGCCCCGTCGAGACCCAAGAAACAACGCAATATCCAGTGGTTGCCCCTGCGGTCGTGCTCGTACTCCTACTCGTGCTCGCAGTCGCCGGATCCGCGCGAGCCCCCTTGACTCCGGCGCGACCCTGACTACATTCGCCCCACTCGCTTGTTAGCACTCGCTGTGCGTGAGTGCTAACGGCACTAACCCTTTAGTTTCAACGGGTTACAGGCGCACAGCGCACTACGGCCCAGAGAAACGATGAGCCGCGGACTTCCTCGAGGGGGCCGCGGACCCACCAAAACAACCAGAGGGACATCTCACATGAAGATCCGACCGTTGCAGGACCGCGTGATCGTCAAGCGCGTTGCAGAAGAAGAGAAGACCAAGGGCGGCATCATCATCCCCGACTCGGCCAAAGAGAAGCCGATCGAGGGTGAAGTCATCGCCGTGGGCAATGGCAAGGTGCAGGAGGACGGCAAGGTGCGTCCCCTCGACATCAAGGCCGGCGACCGCGTGCTGTTCGGCAAGTACGCCGGCACCGAGGTCAAGATCGAAGGCGAAGAGCACCTGATCCTGCGCGAGGACGACATCCTCGGTGTGATCGAGAAGTGAGCTGAAGGAGAACACGACAATGAGTGCAAAAGAAATCGCGTACCAAGAGACAGCTCGCAACCTGATCCTCGCCGGCGTCAACGCCCTGGCGGATGCGGTCAAGGTCACCCTCGGCCCCAAGGGCCGCAACGTCGTGCTCGAGAAGAGCTTCGGTTCCCCCACCGTCACCAAGGACGGCGTGACCGTGGCCAAGGAGATCGAGCTCGAGAACAAGTTCGAGAACATGGGCGCCCAGATGGTGCGTGAAGTCGCCAGCAAGACCAGCGACGTCGCCGGCGACGGCACCACCACTGCCACCGTGCTTGCGCAGGCCATCTTCCGCGAGGGCAGCAAGCTCGTCGCGGCCGGCCACAACCCGATGGAAGTGAAGCGCGGCATCGACAAGGCCGTCGAGGTCCTCGTCGGCGAGCTCAAGAACATGGCCAAGAGCACCCGCGATCCGAAGGAGATCGCTCAGGTCGGCACCGTGAGCGCCAACGGCGACGAGACCATCGGCAAGCTGCTCAGCGAGGCGATGGAGAAGGTCGGCAAGGAAGGCGTCATCACCGTCGAAGAGGCCAAGAGCGCCGAGACGACTCTCGAGGTCGTGGAAGGCATGCAGTTCGATCGCGGCTACCTCTCCCCGTACTTCGTGACGGATCCGGAGCGCATGGTTGCCAAGCTCGAGGACTGTTACCTGCTGCTCTCCGAGAAGAAGATCAGCAACATGAAGGACCTGCTCCCGGTTCTGGAAGCCATTGCGCGTCAGCAGAAGCCTCTGCTCATCGTCGCCGAGGACGTCGAGGGTGAAGCCCTCGCGACCCTGGTGGTGAACAAGCTGCGTGGCACCCTGCAGTGCTGTGCGGTCAAGGCTCCCGGCTTCGGTGATCGCCGCAAGGAGATGCTGAAGGACATCGCGATCCTGACCGGCGGCCAGGTCATTGCGGAGGAACTCGGCCTCAAGCTCGAGAACGTGACCATCAGCGATCTGGGTCGCGCCAAGACCGTGAACATCGACAAGGACAACACCACCATCGTCGATGGCTCCGGCAAGAAGGAGAAGATCACCGCTCGCCAGCAAGAGATCCGCACTCAGATCGACAACACCACCAGCGACTACGACCGCGAGAAGCTCCAGGAGCGCCTGGCCAAGCTCGTGGGCGGCGTTGCGGTGATCAAGGTCGGTGCTGCCACCGAGACCGAGATGAAGGAGAAGAAGGCCCGCGTCGAAGACGCGCTGCACGCGACCCGCGCAGCCGTCGAAGAGGGCATCGTCCCCGGCGGCGGCGTTGCGCTCATCCGCGCTCAGAACGCCCTCGACAAGCTCGAGGTCAACGAAGAGCAGCGCTTCGGCGTCCAGATCCTCCGCCGCGCCATCGAAGAGCCCCTGCGCCAGATCGTTGCCAACGCTGGTGAAGAAGGCTCCATCGTGGTGCAGAAGGTCAAGGAAGGCAAAGGCACCTTCGGCTACAACGCGCAGACCAACACCTACGGCGACCTCGTCAAAGACGGCGTGATCGATCCGGCCAAGGTGGTGCGCAGCGCACTGCAGAACGCCGCAAGCGTCGCAGGCTTGATGCTCACGACCGAGGCGCTCATTGCGGACAAGCCCAAGGAAGAGAAGCCCGCTGCCGGCGGCGGCCACGGGCACAGCCACGATTTCTGATCCCTGATCAGAGTGGCTTCGCGAAGCGGCGATCTCCGAAAGGGGATCGCCGTTTTGCTTTGTTGGGTTGGGGGTCTAGGGATGGGCGGCGGGCGAAGGCTAATCACTCGGGGTGCGACGGGGCGCGGCTGAAGAGCGCGTGCGCGTCGACGCAAACGTGCACGTCGACGCAAACGTGCACGTGCAGGTGCACGTTCAAGGGGAAGGAGCTATGTCGCCGAAATGCTCACCAGAGTGATCACTTCGGGGACATAGTCGACCATGTCGGTGAAATGATCACCGTGGTGAGGATTTCGGCGCGATAGCCTTCGCGCCGGCGCCTCCGCGCCCCCGCGACCCCGCACTCCGCGCCGACGCACCGACGCACCGACGCACCGACGCACCGACGTGCCGACGCGCCCGCGCCCGCGCCCACACATGGACGGGTGGGTGTATCCTTCGACACGTTGCTGCCCGTTGTCCGTCCCCTGAACCGCGCCGCCGACCACGAGATCGAGCTGGTCGCTCGGCGTATGCGCGAAACCCTGGTCGACGTCCTCGGCCGCGAGCGCGGCGAATCGATGTACTCGCTCGAATGGCTCCGCGACCGCGTGCGCTGGCACCTCGACGCTGAAGCCTGCAAGGGTGACGTCCTCCTGGCAGAGCACGCTGGCAACATCGTCGGCCATACCATCGTGCGCGTCGACCTCGACGACAGCGCCCGCCAGATCGGGTTGTTCTCGACGTTCTGGGTCGAGCCGACATCACGACGGCGGGGAATCGCCGAAGCGCTGCTCCGAAGCGGCGAAGCGTGGCTCGCCGAGCAGGGAATGACGACCGTTTGCACCAACACGGCCGAGAGCAACACGCGCTTGCTGTCGCTCCTGGAAAAACACGGCTACACCTTGGCGTTCCGAGCGGCGGAGGTATCCATGGTGCAGATGACCAAGCAGCTCACTGGGTAGAGTTCAATTGTCGCGCGCTCAAAAGCTGCTGCCTGGTTGGTACTGATCGCCGTTGGTTGCACTTCGCCTCCGGCAGTAACAAGCGCCACACCCATTGCTGCGCCGGTTGCGTCGGAGCAAGCGCAGCAGCGCCCACCTCCCGCGCCTCCTCCGCCACCAACGATCGCTGACATTTGGCAGAGTGCAATTGCGGGACGCAATGATGAAGCGCAGGCGCTCTTGGAGCTGAAGTTCCCGGGTGTCTCCAAGCTCCCGGAACGCCCGCTTGACCGGGTGGTACTGAACCCGCTCGAGGATGGGCGCCGTGCAGTCGGGGTCCACGACCTGCGAGGGACAACGATACGCGAACGGCCATTCCGGGTCGCCGCTGGACCCAACGTACGCGCATTGTTTGAGAACCAACGATCCGCCGTCAGACGACGCGCCGCCCGTACCGCCGTCTGAATGCTCGTCACTATCCGTGGTGCCGCACGCGGCGCCGAGGGCCGCCAAGAAGAGGACTGCACCGTGGAGCCAGGGGCGCACTAGTCATCCCCGCCGACGAGTTGCGTCCCGGCGTCCGGGCCGAGGGATGGATGGGCGACACCAGGAAGGCAGTGAAGCTCCTCGACGCACACCGGCGGA
This genomic stretch from Polyangiaceae bacterium harbors:
- the groL gene encoding chaperonin GroEL (60 kDa chaperone family; promotes refolding of misfolded polypeptides especially under stressful conditions; forms two stacked rings of heptamers to form a barrel-shaped 14mer; ends can be capped by GroES; misfolded proteins enter the barrel where they are refolded when GroES binds), with the protein product MSAKEIAYQETARNLILAGVNALADAVKVTLGPKGRNVVLEKSFGSPTVTKDGVTVAKEIELENKFENMGAQMVREVASKTSDVAGDGTTTATVLAQAIFREGSKLVAAGHNPMEVKRGIDKAVEVLVGELKNMAKSTRDPKEIAQVGTVSANGDETIGKLLSEAMEKVGKEGVITVEEAKSAETTLEVVEGMQFDRGYLSPYFVTDPERMVAKLEDCYLLLSEKKISNMKDLLPVLEAIARQQKPLLIVAEDVEGEALATLVVNKLRGTLQCCAVKAPGFGDRRKEMLKDIAILTGGQVIAEELGLKLENVTISDLGRAKTVNIDKDNTTIVDGSGKKEKITARQQEIRTQIDNTTSDYDREKLQERLAKLVGGVAVIKVGAATETEMKEKKARVEDALHATRAAVEEGIVPGGGVALIRAQNALDKLEVNEEQRFGVQILRRAIEEPLRQIVANAGEEGSIVVQKVKEGKGTFGYNAQTNTYGDLVKDGVIDPAKVVRSALQNAASVAGLMLTTEALIADKPKEEKPAAGGGHGHSHDF
- a CDS encoding GNAT family N-acetyltransferase, whose amino-acid sequence is MGVSFDTLLPVVRPLNRAADHEIELVARRMRETLVDVLGRERGESMYSLEWLRDRVRWHLDAEACKGDVLLAEHAGNIVGHTIVRVDLDDSARQIGLFSTFWVEPTSRRRGIAEALLRSGEAWLAEQGMTTVCTNTAESNTRLLSLLEKHGYTLAFRAAEVSMVQMTKQLTG
- a CDS encoding serpin family protein; translation: MRRELLAACLGLLLVGCDGGARPTAEPPTSAANPPAATAPTATTPPTESAMPEASSDPATPPPPMPKDLSGSSNAFGFDLYRQSEKNGNFAISPASITLALTMTYGGSRAETQAQMQKTMHLSATPDQALAQAGQLQTALTAKGRPLTLRIANRLFGEKTYSFEKSYLDATKKHFAAPLEPVSFVDDAEGVRKHINGWVEDQTEKRIKDLIAPRGVDKDTRLVLVNAIYFLADWLEPFEKTSTFPRPFTLASGTKKDVPMMHRRASMRCAEVGDVKVVELPYKGKDASMLVVVPKATQGLAAVEKNLTNATLEAWLSALTTQEASIAVPKFEVEPPNALKLRPALLKLGMVLPLDRRKADFTGIANPPRPDDRLFIGEVFHKAFVKVDEKGTEAAAATAVVMPRGAGMPSKPPFELSADHPFLFFIRDHASGLVLFVGRITDPSVKA
- the groES gene encoding co-chaperone GroES — encoded protein: MKIRPLQDRVIVKRVAEEEKTKGGIIIPDSAKEKPIEGEVIAVGNGKVQEDGKVRPLDIKAGDRVLFGKYAGTEVKIEGEEHLILREDDILGVIEK